A window of Longispora fulva contains these coding sequences:
- a CDS encoding DUF1684 domain-containing protein: MITPAEFVPEWELWHASRQKRVAATHGPLTLTGTHWLLYGDTVIDGVPGTWRAEDGQVRLTGGEGLSVTEGLLPVDRWLHYGEVDLLTIQRGEDLAVRVYDPRAEAVARFTRIDAFAPDPAWRIEAEFVPAADADSVHIAHSNTAREEDYPVFGTFVFEVDGVRAELVALHSGEENGAHLTFRDGTSGHESYGAARFLFVTAPPAGGPVTLDFNRSQLPPCAFSDAFVCPLPPPGNIVPFRIEAGEQRVVSEG, translated from the coding sequence ATGATCACCCCCGCTGAGTTCGTCCCCGAGTGGGAACTGTGGCACGCCAGCCGGCAGAAGCGCGTCGCGGCCACCCACGGCCCGCTGACCCTGACCGGCACCCACTGGCTGCTGTACGGGGACACCGTCATCGACGGCGTCCCCGGCACCTGGCGCGCCGAGGACGGCCAGGTCCGGCTGACCGGCGGCGAGGGCCTGTCGGTCACCGAGGGACTGCTGCCGGTGGACCGGTGGCTGCACTACGGCGAGGTCGACCTGCTGACCATCCAGCGCGGCGAGGACCTGGCCGTGCGGGTGTACGACCCGCGCGCCGAGGCCGTGGCCCGCTTCACCCGGATCGACGCGTTCGCACCCGACCCGGCCTGGCGGATCGAGGCCGAGTTCGTCCCGGCGGCCGACGCCGACAGCGTGCACATCGCGCACTCCAACACGGCCAGGGAGGAGGACTACCCGGTGTTCGGCACGTTCGTCTTCGAGGTCGACGGCGTCCGCGCCGAACTGGTCGCCCTGCACTCCGGCGAGGAGAACGGCGCGCACCTGACCTTCCGCGACGGCACCAGCGGCCACGAGTCCTACGGCGCGGCCCGGTTCCTGTTCGTGACGGCCCCGCCGGCGGGCGGCCCGGTGACCCTGGACTTCAACCGGTCGCAGTTGCCGCCGTGCGCGTTCTCCGACGCGTTCGTGTGCCCGCTGCCGCCGCCGGGCAACATCGTGCCGTTCCGGATCGAGGCCGGCGAGCAGCGGGTGGTCTCCGAGGGGTAG